In Blattabacterium cuenoti, the following proteins share a genomic window:
- a CDS encoding DUF3341 domain-containing protein has translation MRKNNEMNVNAYVYVHALYNNNNTLINSIKIIQDQNYNIHDVYSPFPIHNLNNVLKLKKTNLSFLSFIYGLLGFCVACLLTWYAMIWDWPQNIGGKPSFSWIKNLPSFVPVIFELSIFFSAHFMCITYLIQCRLFPGRMPKNPDPRTTDNMFLVEIYTEKNTEKLVDLLKENGAIEVMIKKC, from the coding sequence AATAATGAAATGAATGTGAATGCATATGTATATGTACATGCATTATATAATAATAATAATACGTTGATCAATAGCATAAAAATTATACAGGATCAGAATTATAATATCCATGATGTATATTCTCCTTTTCCTATTCATAATTTAAATAATGTGTTAAAACTAAAAAAAACAAATTTATCTTTTTTATCTTTTATATATGGACTATTGGGTTTTTGCGTAGCTTGTCTATTAACTTGGTATGCTATGATTTGGGATTGGCCTCAAAATATTGGAGGAAAACCCTCTTTTTCTTGGATTAAAAATCTTCCTTCTTTTGTCCCTGTTATATTTGAGTTATCAATTTTTTTTTCTGCACATTTTATGTGTATCACTTATCTTATTCAATGTAGATTATTTCCAGGACGTATGCCAAAAAACCCAGATCCAAGAACGACTGATAACATGTTTCTAGTAGAAATTTATACTGAAAAAAATACAGAAAAATTAGTTGATCTATTAAAAGAAAATGGAGCAATAGAGGTTATGATAAAAAAATGTTAA
- a CDS encoding c-type cytochrome, with amino-acid sequence MNKYFYEIIIILNIILSMFLESCWFDKTKPNIVYMPDMYYSEAYEPYSDPYPSYKKTKKIQIPFFLKGKTSSLLPVRGTVSRNETFYNLINIENKGLNDSKNIVQNPLYSNEKKEIIIKKGKKIYEINCSICHGKNGDGEGELVKHEKIFGIPNYKDRDLTIGSVYSVVTYGKNNMNSYASQLNEIDRWRVSEYVMFLKNKNK; translated from the coding sequence ATGAATAAATATTTTTACGAAATTATTATTATTTTAAACATAATTTTATCAATGTTTTTAGAATCTTGTTGGTTTGATAAAACTAAACCTAATATAGTATATATGCCGGATATGTATTATTCAGAAGCATATGAACCTTATTCAGATCCTTATCCTAGTTACAAAAAAACTAAAAAAATTCAAATTCCTTTCTTTTTAAAAGGAAAAACTTCTTCACTTTTACCAGTGAGAGGAACTGTTTCTAGAAATGAAACATTTTATAATTTAATAAATATTGAAAATAAAGGATTAAATGACTCAAAAAATATAGTTCAAAATCCTCTATATAGCAATGAAAAAAAAGAAATTATAATAAAAAAAGGAAAAAAAATATATGAAATCAATTGCTCTATATGTCACGGTAAAAATGGAGATGGAGAAGGAGAGTTAGTAAAACATGAAAAAATTTTTGGAATTCCTAATTATAAAGATAGAGATCTTACTATTGGAAGTGTTTATTCTGTTGTTACATATGGAAAAAACAATATGAATTCTTATGCTTCACAATTAAATGAAATAGATAGATGGAGAGTATCAGAATATGTTATGTTTCTAAAAAATAAAAATAAATAA
- a CDS encoding potassium channel family protein — MKIIIIGLGNFGRSLALNLTDNGHEVFGIDHKMEKVDLLKDHIANVVCMDANNEAAYKVLPIQQADLGIVAIGENEGSSIVTTAILKKYKNLRIVSRSLSKIHDTILEAMGINDVIHPEQDAAFRLTKQISFNYALDYFRVDNKHSIAEVFSPYSFSEKSVKSLRLTQKYSVSLITVIRDINNPTSSKGTPTRKVIGLVTGDTVLQKGDILTLFGSNKSIMNFVKDKK; from the coding sequence ATGAAAATTATAATTATTGGGTTAGGAAATTTTGGAAGATCTTTAGCTCTTAATTTAACAGATAATGGACATGAAGTATTTGGTATAGATCATAAAATGGAAAAAGTAGATTTATTAAAAGATCATATAGCAAATGTAGTATGTATGGATGCTAACAATGAAGCAGCTTACAAAGTATTACCTATTCAACAAGCAGATTTAGGAATTGTAGCTATTGGAGAAAACGAAGGCTCTTCAATAGTAACTACAGCTATACTAAAAAAATACAAAAATTTGAGAATCGTAAGTAGATCTTTGTCCAAAATTCATGATACAATATTAGAAGCAATGGGTATTAATGATGTGATTCATCCAGAACAAGATGCCGCATTTCGATTAACTAAACAAATCTCTTTTAATTATGCTTTAGATTATTTTAGAGTCGATAATAAACATTCTATAGCAGAAGTTTTTTCCCCATATTCTTTTAGTGAAAAATCAGTTAAAAGTTTAAGATTAACTCAAAAATATTCTGTTTCTTTAATTACCGTGATACGAGATATTAATAACCCAACGTCTTCCAAAGGAACTCCTACAAGAAAAGTCATAGGATTAGTCACAGGAGATACTGTTTTACAAAAAGGAGATATATTAACTCTTTTTGGATCTAATAAATCTATCATGAATTTTGTTAAAGATAAAAAATAG